The following coding sequences lie in one Spea bombifrons isolate aSpeBom1 chromosome 5, aSpeBom1.2.pri, whole genome shotgun sequence genomic window:
- the SGCE gene encoding epsilon-sarcoglycan isoform X4 — protein MLRAVMETVSGMSPAALTTSTLLLTVYTILSKVHSDRNVYPSSGVLFVHVLEREYYKGEFPPYPKPGELSNDPITFNTNLMGYPDRPGWLRYIQRTPYSDGVLYGSPTFESVGKPTVIEITAYNRRTFETARHNLIINIMSAEDFLHPYQAEFFIRNMNVEEMLASEILGDFLGAVKNVWQPERLNAINITSALDRGGRVPLPINDMKEGVYVMVGADVPFSSCLREVENPQNQLRCSQEMEPVITCDKKFRAQFQIDWCKISLVDKTKQVLTPQEIVRGEGILPDVGEYKPPSQTLKSRDFYSEFLITLAVPSAVALVLFAILGYIMCCRREGMEKRNMQTPDIQLVHHSAIQKSTKELRDMSKNREIAWPLSTLPVFHPVTGEMVAPMHMDNYDNTSMPLMQTQQTASHQTQIPQQQNAGKWYP, from the exons ATGCTGCGGGCAGTGATGGAGACAGTGTCGGGCATGAGCCCTGCAGCTCTGACCACCAGCACCCTGCTGCTCACAG TGTACACTATTCTGTCCAAGGTCCACTCCGATCGGAACGTCTATCCTTCCTCGGGAGTCCTTTTTGTTCATGTGCTGGAGAGGGAATACTATAAGGGGGAATTCCCTCCTTATCCAAAGCCGG GTGAACTTAGTAATGATCCCATAACATTTAATACAAATTTAATGGGTTACCCTGATAGACCAGGATGGCTGCGATACATTCAACGGACACCGTACAGCGATGGTGTACTGTATGGATCACCAACATTTGAAAGTGTGGGGAAGCCCACAGTTATCGAG ATAACTGCCTACAACAGGAGAACCTTTGAGACTGCAAGGCACAATCTAATTATTAACATAATGTCCGCGGAAG ATTTTCTACATCCGTACCAGGCTGAGTTTTTCATTAGAAATATGAATGTTGAAGAAATGCTGGCTAGTGAAATCCTCGGAGACTTCCTTGGAGCAGTTAAAAATGTATGGCAACCAGAACGTCTAAATGCGATAAATATCACATCTGCCCTGGATCGAGGGGGCAGGGTACCGCTTCCCATCAATGACATGAAAGAAGG GGTCTATGTCATGGTTGGGGCAGATGTCCCCTTTTCCTCTTGTTTAAGAGAAGTTGAAAACCCACAAAACCAGCTTAGATGTAGCCAGGAGATGGAGCCTGTAATAACCTGTGATAAGAAGTTTCGAGCTCAATTCCAAATAGATTGGTGCAAAATTTCACTG gttgacaaaacaaagcaagtgtTGACCCCTCAAGAAATCGTACGTGGAGAGGGGATTTTACCAGACGTCGGGGAATACAAACCACCTTCCCAAACTCTCAAAAGTAGAGACTTTTATTCAGAATTCCTCATCACGTTGGCTGTACCTTCTGCAGTTGCACTGGTGCTCTTTGCAATACTGGGATATATAATGTGCTGCCGGAGAGAAGGAAT GGAAAAGAGAAACATGCAGACACCAGA TATTCAACTTGTCCACCATAGCGCTATTCAAAAATCCACTAAGGAGCTTCGTGACATGTCCAAGAACAGGGAAATCGCCTGGCCTCTCTCAACGTTGCCCGTGTTCCACCCAGTGACTGGAGAAATGGTAGCGCCAATGCATATGGACAACTATGACAACACCAGCATGCCTTTGATGCAAACCCAACA GACTGCGTCACATCAGACCCAAATACCACAGCAGCAGAATGCAG GTAAATGGTATCCCTGA
- the SGCE gene encoding epsilon-sarcoglycan isoform X2 — translation MLRAVMETVSGMSPAALTTSTLLLTAILLSCADGKNESVYWKTKRVNLHIISRLNPAVQRDGELSNDPITFNTNLMGYPDRPGWLRYIQRTPYSDGVLYGSPTFESVGKPTVIEITAYNRRTFETARHNLIINIMSAEDFLHPYQAEFFIRNMNVEEMLASEILGDFLGAVKNVWQPERLNAINITSALDRGGRVPLPINDMKEGVYVMVGADVPFSSCLREVENPQNQLRCSQEMEPVITCDKKFRAQFQIDWCKISLVDKTKQVLTPQEIVRGEGILPDVGEYKPPSQTLKSRDFYSEFLITLAVPSAVALVLFAILGYIMCCRREGMEKRNMQTPDIQLVHHSAIQKSTKELRDMSKNREIAWPLSTLPVFHPVTGEMVAPMHMDNYDNTSMPLMQTQQTASHQTQIPQQQNAGEFRMTTFQRFEASILTHHGMS, via the exons ATGCTGCGGGCAGTGATGGAGACAGTGTCGGGCATGAGCCCTGCAGCTCTGACCACCAGCACCCTGCTGCTCACAG CTATTTTGCTAAGCTGTGCCGATGGCAAAAATGAATCAGTTTATTGGAAGACTAAGCGGGTCAACCTCCATATTATCAGCAGACTAAACCCTGCTGTGCAGAGAGATG GTGAACTTAGTAATGATCCCATAACATTTAATACAAATTTAATGGGTTACCCTGATAGACCAGGATGGCTGCGATACATTCAACGGACACCGTACAGCGATGGTGTACTGTATGGATCACCAACATTTGAAAGTGTGGGGAAGCCCACAGTTATCGAG ATAACTGCCTACAACAGGAGAACCTTTGAGACTGCAAGGCACAATCTAATTATTAACATAATGTCCGCGGAAG ATTTTCTACATCCGTACCAGGCTGAGTTTTTCATTAGAAATATGAATGTTGAAGAAATGCTGGCTAGTGAAATCCTCGGAGACTTCCTTGGAGCAGTTAAAAATGTATGGCAACCAGAACGTCTAAATGCGATAAATATCACATCTGCCCTGGATCGAGGGGGCAGGGTACCGCTTCCCATCAATGACATGAAAGAAGG GGTCTATGTCATGGTTGGGGCAGATGTCCCCTTTTCCTCTTGTTTAAGAGAAGTTGAAAACCCACAAAACCAGCTTAGATGTAGCCAGGAGATGGAGCCTGTAATAACCTGTGATAAGAAGTTTCGAGCTCAATTCCAAATAGATTGGTGCAAAATTTCACTG gttgacaaaacaaagcaagtgtTGACCCCTCAAGAAATCGTACGTGGAGAGGGGATTTTACCAGACGTCGGGGAATACAAACCACCTTCCCAAACTCTCAAAAGTAGAGACTTTTATTCAGAATTCCTCATCACGTTGGCTGTACCTTCTGCAGTTGCACTGGTGCTCTTTGCAATACTGGGATATATAATGTGCTGCCGGAGAGAAGGAAT GGAAAAGAGAAACATGCAGACACCAGA TATTCAACTTGTCCACCATAGCGCTATTCAAAAATCCACTAAGGAGCTTCGTGACATGTCCAAGAACAGGGAAATCGCCTGGCCTCTCTCAACGTTGCCCGTGTTCCACCCAGTGACTGGAGAAATGGTAGCGCCAATGCATATGGACAACTATGACAACACCAGCATGCCTTTGATGCAAACCCAACA GACTGCGTCACATCAGACCCAAATACCACAGCAGCAGAATGCAG GAGAATTTCGTATGACAACCTTTCAGAGATTTGAGGCAAGTATACTAACTCATCACGGCATGTCTTAG
- the SGCE gene encoding epsilon-sarcoglycan isoform X6, with translation MLRAVMETVSGMSPAALTTSTLLLTAILLSCADGKNESVYWKTKRVNLHIISRLNPAVQRDVYTILSKVHSDRNVYPSSGVLFVHVLEREYYKGEFPPYPKPGELSNDPITFNTNLMGYPDRPGWLRYIQRTPYSDGVLYGSPTFESVGKPTVIEITAYNRRTFETARHNLIINIMSAEDFLHPYQAEFFIRNMNVEEMLASEILGDFLGAVKNVWQPERLNAINITSALDRGGRVPLPINDMKEGVYVMVGADVPFSSCLREVENPQNQLRCSQEMEPVITCDKKFRAQFQIDWCKISLVDKTKQVLTPQEIVRGEGILPDVGEYKPPSQTLKSRDFYSEFLITLAVPSAVALVLFAILGYIMCCRREGMEKRNMQTPDIQLVHHSAIQKSTKELRDMSKNREIAWPLSTLPVFHPVTGEMVAPMHMDNYDNTSMPLMQTQQTASHQTQIPQQQNAGEFRMTTFQRFEASILTHHGMS, from the exons ATGCTGCGGGCAGTGATGGAGACAGTGTCGGGCATGAGCCCTGCAGCTCTGACCACCAGCACCCTGCTGCTCACAG CTATTTTGCTAAGCTGTGCCGATGGCAAAAATGAATCAGTTTATTGGAAGACTAAGCGGGTCAACCTCCATATTATCAGCAGACTAAACCCTGCTGTGCAGAGAGATG TGTACACTATTCTGTCCAAGGTCCACTCCGATCGGAACGTCTATCCTTCCTCGGGAGTCCTTTTTGTTCATGTGCTGGAGAGGGAATACTATAAGGGGGAATTCCCTCCTTATCCAAAGCCGG GTGAACTTAGTAATGATCCCATAACATTTAATACAAATTTAATGGGTTACCCTGATAGACCAGGATGGCTGCGATACATTCAACGGACACCGTACAGCGATGGTGTACTGTATGGATCACCAACATTTGAAAGTGTGGGGAAGCCCACAGTTATCGAG ATAACTGCCTACAACAGGAGAACCTTTGAGACTGCAAGGCACAATCTAATTATTAACATAATGTCCGCGGAAG ATTTTCTACATCCGTACCAGGCTGAGTTTTTCATTAGAAATATGAATGTTGAAGAAATGCTGGCTAGTGAAATCCTCGGAGACTTCCTTGGAGCAGTTAAAAATGTATGGCAACCAGAACGTCTAAATGCGATAAATATCACATCTGCCCTGGATCGAGGGGGCAGGGTACCGCTTCCCATCAATGACATGAAAGAAGG GGTCTATGTCATGGTTGGGGCAGATGTCCCCTTTTCCTCTTGTTTAAGAGAAGTTGAAAACCCACAAAACCAGCTTAGATGTAGCCAGGAGATGGAGCCTGTAATAACCTGTGATAAGAAGTTTCGAGCTCAATTCCAAATAGATTGGTGCAAAATTTCACTG gttgacaaaacaaagcaagtgtTGACCCCTCAAGAAATCGTACGTGGAGAGGGGATTTTACCAGACGTCGGGGAATACAAACCACCTTCCCAAACTCTCAAAAGTAGAGACTTTTATTCAGAATTCCTCATCACGTTGGCTGTACCTTCTGCAGTTGCACTGGTGCTCTTTGCAATACTGGGATATATAATGTGCTGCCGGAGAGAAGGAAT GGAAAAGAGAAACATGCAGACACCAGA TATTCAACTTGTCCACCATAGCGCTATTCAAAAATCCACTAAGGAGCTTCGTGACATGTCCAAGAACAGGGAAATCGCCTGGCCTCTCTCAACGTTGCCCGTGTTCCACCCAGTGACTGGAGAAATGGTAGCGCCAATGCATATGGACAACTATGACAACACCAGCATGCCTTTGATGCAAACCCAACA GACTGCGTCACATCAGACCCAAATACCACAGCAGCAGAATGCAG GAGAATTTCGTATGACAACCTTTCAGAGATTTGAGGCAAGTATACTAACTCATCACGGCATGTCTTAG
- the SGCE gene encoding epsilon-sarcoglycan isoform X3 — MLRAVMETVSGMSPAALTTSTLLLTVYTILSKVHSDRNVYPSSGVLFVHVLEREYYKGEFPPYPKPGELSNDPITFNTNLMGYPDRPGWLRYIQRTPYSDGVLYGSPTFESVGKPTVIEITAYNRRTFETARHNLIINIMSAEDFLHPYQAEFFIRNMNVEEMLASEILGDFLGAVKNVWQPERLNAINITSALDRGGRVPLPINDMKEGVYVMVGADVPFSSCLREVENPQNQLRCSQEMEPVITCDKKFRAQFQIDWCKISLVDKTKQVLTPQEIVRGEGILPDVGEYKPPSQTLKSRDFYSEFLITLAVPSAVALVLFAILGYIMCCRREGIIQLVHHSAIQKSTKELRDMSKNREIAWPLSTLPVFHPVTGEMVAPMHMDNYDNTSMPLMQTQQTASHQTQIPQQQNAGEFRMTTFQRFEASILTHHGMS, encoded by the exons ATGCTGCGGGCAGTGATGGAGACAGTGTCGGGCATGAGCCCTGCAGCTCTGACCACCAGCACCCTGCTGCTCACAG TGTACACTATTCTGTCCAAGGTCCACTCCGATCGGAACGTCTATCCTTCCTCGGGAGTCCTTTTTGTTCATGTGCTGGAGAGGGAATACTATAAGGGGGAATTCCCTCCTTATCCAAAGCCGG GTGAACTTAGTAATGATCCCATAACATTTAATACAAATTTAATGGGTTACCCTGATAGACCAGGATGGCTGCGATACATTCAACGGACACCGTACAGCGATGGTGTACTGTATGGATCACCAACATTTGAAAGTGTGGGGAAGCCCACAGTTATCGAG ATAACTGCCTACAACAGGAGAACCTTTGAGACTGCAAGGCACAATCTAATTATTAACATAATGTCCGCGGAAG ATTTTCTACATCCGTACCAGGCTGAGTTTTTCATTAGAAATATGAATGTTGAAGAAATGCTGGCTAGTGAAATCCTCGGAGACTTCCTTGGAGCAGTTAAAAATGTATGGCAACCAGAACGTCTAAATGCGATAAATATCACATCTGCCCTGGATCGAGGGGGCAGGGTACCGCTTCCCATCAATGACATGAAAGAAGG GGTCTATGTCATGGTTGGGGCAGATGTCCCCTTTTCCTCTTGTTTAAGAGAAGTTGAAAACCCACAAAACCAGCTTAGATGTAGCCAGGAGATGGAGCCTGTAATAACCTGTGATAAGAAGTTTCGAGCTCAATTCCAAATAGATTGGTGCAAAATTTCACTG gttgacaaaacaaagcaagtgtTGACCCCTCAAGAAATCGTACGTGGAGAGGGGATTTTACCAGACGTCGGGGAATACAAACCACCTTCCCAAACTCTCAAAAGTAGAGACTTTTATTCAGAATTCCTCATCACGTTGGCTGTACCTTCTGCAGTTGCACTGGTGCTCTTTGCAATACTGGGATATATAATGTGCTGCCGGAGAGAAGGAAT TATTCAACTTGTCCACCATAGCGCTATTCAAAAATCCACTAAGGAGCTTCGTGACATGTCCAAGAACAGGGAAATCGCCTGGCCTCTCTCAACGTTGCCCGTGTTCCACCCAGTGACTGGAGAAATGGTAGCGCCAATGCATATGGACAACTATGACAACACCAGCATGCCTTTGATGCAAACCCAACA GACTGCGTCACATCAGACCCAAATACCACAGCAGCAGAATGCAG GAGAATTTCGTATGACAACCTTTCAGAGATTTGAGGCAAGTATACTAACTCATCACGGCATGTCTTAG
- the SGCE gene encoding epsilon-sarcoglycan isoform X1 produces the protein MLRAVMETVSGMSPAALTTSTLLLTVYTILSKVHSDRNVYPSSGVLFVHVLEREYYKGEFPPYPKPGELSNDPITFNTNLMGYPDRPGWLRYIQRTPYSDGVLYGSPTFESVGKPTVIEITAYNRRTFETARHNLIINIMSAEDFLHPYQAEFFIRNMNVEEMLASEILGDFLGAVKNVWQPERLNAINITSALDRGGRVPLPINDMKEGVYVMVGADVPFSSCLREVENPQNQLRCSQEMEPVITCDKKFRAQFQIDWCKISLVDKTKQVLTPQEIVRGEGILPDVGEYKPPSQTLKSRDFYSEFLITLAVPSAVALVLFAILGYIMCCRREGMEKRNMQTPDIQLVHHSAIQKSTKELRDMSKNREIAWPLSTLPVFHPVTGEMVAPMHMDNYDNTSMPLMQTQQTASHQTQIPQQQNAGEFRMTTFQRFEASILTHHGMS, from the exons ATGCTGCGGGCAGTGATGGAGACAGTGTCGGGCATGAGCCCTGCAGCTCTGACCACCAGCACCCTGCTGCTCACAG TGTACACTATTCTGTCCAAGGTCCACTCCGATCGGAACGTCTATCCTTCCTCGGGAGTCCTTTTTGTTCATGTGCTGGAGAGGGAATACTATAAGGGGGAATTCCCTCCTTATCCAAAGCCGG GTGAACTTAGTAATGATCCCATAACATTTAATACAAATTTAATGGGTTACCCTGATAGACCAGGATGGCTGCGATACATTCAACGGACACCGTACAGCGATGGTGTACTGTATGGATCACCAACATTTGAAAGTGTGGGGAAGCCCACAGTTATCGAG ATAACTGCCTACAACAGGAGAACCTTTGAGACTGCAAGGCACAATCTAATTATTAACATAATGTCCGCGGAAG ATTTTCTACATCCGTACCAGGCTGAGTTTTTCATTAGAAATATGAATGTTGAAGAAATGCTGGCTAGTGAAATCCTCGGAGACTTCCTTGGAGCAGTTAAAAATGTATGGCAACCAGAACGTCTAAATGCGATAAATATCACATCTGCCCTGGATCGAGGGGGCAGGGTACCGCTTCCCATCAATGACATGAAAGAAGG GGTCTATGTCATGGTTGGGGCAGATGTCCCCTTTTCCTCTTGTTTAAGAGAAGTTGAAAACCCACAAAACCAGCTTAGATGTAGCCAGGAGATGGAGCCTGTAATAACCTGTGATAAGAAGTTTCGAGCTCAATTCCAAATAGATTGGTGCAAAATTTCACTG gttgacaaaacaaagcaagtgtTGACCCCTCAAGAAATCGTACGTGGAGAGGGGATTTTACCAGACGTCGGGGAATACAAACCACCTTCCCAAACTCTCAAAAGTAGAGACTTTTATTCAGAATTCCTCATCACGTTGGCTGTACCTTCTGCAGTTGCACTGGTGCTCTTTGCAATACTGGGATATATAATGTGCTGCCGGAGAGAAGGAAT GGAAAAGAGAAACATGCAGACACCAGA TATTCAACTTGTCCACCATAGCGCTATTCAAAAATCCACTAAGGAGCTTCGTGACATGTCCAAGAACAGGGAAATCGCCTGGCCTCTCTCAACGTTGCCCGTGTTCCACCCAGTGACTGGAGAAATGGTAGCGCCAATGCATATGGACAACTATGACAACACCAGCATGCCTTTGATGCAAACCCAACA GACTGCGTCACATCAGACCCAAATACCACAGCAGCAGAATGCAG GAGAATTTCGTATGACAACCTTTCAGAGATTTGAGGCAAGTATACTAACTCATCACGGCATGTCTTAG
- the SGCE gene encoding epsilon-sarcoglycan isoform X5, translated as MGYPDRPGWLRYIQRTPYSDGVLYGSPTFESVGKPTVIEITAYNRRTFETARHNLIINIMSAEDFLHPYQAEFFIRNMNVEEMLASEILGDFLGAVKNVWQPERLNAINITSALDRGGRVPLPINDMKEGVYVMVGADVPFSSCLREVENPQNQLRCSQEMEPVITCDKKFRAQFQIDWCKISLVDKTKQVLTPQEIVRGEGILPDVGEYKPPSQTLKSRDFYSEFLITLAVPSAVALVLFAILGYIMCCRREGMEKRNMQTPDIQLVHHSAIQKSTKELRDMSKNREIAWPLSTLPVFHPVTGEMVAPMHMDNYDNTSMPLMQTQQTASHQTQIPQQQNAGEFRMTTFQRFEASILTHHGMS; from the exons ATGGGTTACCCTGATAGACCAGGATGGCTGCGATACATTCAACGGACACCGTACAGCGATGGTGTACTGTATGGATCACCAACATTTGAAAGTGTGGGGAAGCCCACAGTTATCGAG ATAACTGCCTACAACAGGAGAACCTTTGAGACTGCAAGGCACAATCTAATTATTAACATAATGTCCGCGGAAG ATTTTCTACATCCGTACCAGGCTGAGTTTTTCATTAGAAATATGAATGTTGAAGAAATGCTGGCTAGTGAAATCCTCGGAGACTTCCTTGGAGCAGTTAAAAATGTATGGCAACCAGAACGTCTAAATGCGATAAATATCACATCTGCCCTGGATCGAGGGGGCAGGGTACCGCTTCCCATCAATGACATGAAAGAAGG GGTCTATGTCATGGTTGGGGCAGATGTCCCCTTTTCCTCTTGTTTAAGAGAAGTTGAAAACCCACAAAACCAGCTTAGATGTAGCCAGGAGATGGAGCCTGTAATAACCTGTGATAAGAAGTTTCGAGCTCAATTCCAAATAGATTGGTGCAAAATTTCACTG gttgacaaaacaaagcaagtgtTGACCCCTCAAGAAATCGTACGTGGAGAGGGGATTTTACCAGACGTCGGGGAATACAAACCACCTTCCCAAACTCTCAAAAGTAGAGACTTTTATTCAGAATTCCTCATCACGTTGGCTGTACCTTCTGCAGTTGCACTGGTGCTCTTTGCAATACTGGGATATATAATGTGCTGCCGGAGAGAAGGAAT GGAAAAGAGAAACATGCAGACACCAGA TATTCAACTTGTCCACCATAGCGCTATTCAAAAATCCACTAAGGAGCTTCGTGACATGTCCAAGAACAGGGAAATCGCCTGGCCTCTCTCAACGTTGCCCGTGTTCCACCCAGTGACTGGAGAAATGGTAGCGCCAATGCATATGGACAACTATGACAACACCAGCATGCCTTTGATGCAAACCCAACA GACTGCGTCACATCAGACCCAAATACCACAGCAGCAGAATGCAG GAGAATTTCGTATGACAACCTTTCAGAGATTTGAGGCAAGTATACTAACTCATCACGGCATGTCTTAG